The genomic region AGACTATAAAAAAGCCGGAGAAATGATTATCGAAAATGAAAATGCAATCAAAGAAGCTAGAGAGTTATTTGGAGGTGTAAAATAATGTCTAAGATCGAAGAAAAATTAGATGTTAAAGAGATTTTAAAGGGCCTAGATAGTTACAAGCCCCGTCGCAAAGGCTGGACTTGGCGTAAAAAAGCCGAAGGAATTAAAATGGGACCTTTTGAATACAAAGATGTTTCAGAGCCTCTAGAAAATAGCTACGGACTTCCTTCTTCAAAATACTTTGGCCATATAGACCCACAACCAGATTGCGTTATAACTTCAGAAATTGCTTCTGGTCGGTTCGAAGATGACATTCGTCGGATGCGCATGGCTGCATGGCATGGAGCAGACCACATCATGGTTATAAGAACAGCCGGACAAAGTCACTATGACGGATTGATTGAAGGAACCCCAGAAGGAATTGGTGGGGTGCCAATTACTAGAAAACAAGTTAGAGCATCTAGAAAAGCTTTAGATATGATTGAAGACGAAGTTGGCCGTCCGATAAACCTTCACTCCTATGTCAGCGGTGTAGCAGGACCAGATATCGCTGTGCTGTTTGCTGAAGAAGGTATAAACGGAGCCCATCAAGACCCTCAGTATAACGTGCTTTATAGAAATGTTAACATGCAGCGTTCATTTGTAGATGCAGCTGTAGCTAAAAAGGTAATGGCCTCTGTCGATATGCTTCAGATAGATGGCGCTCATAACGCCAACGCAACAGCTAGAGAAGCGTGGAAGGTTATGCCAGAGCTTATGGTACAACACGGAATAAACTCAATGTTCTCCATGAAAGTTGGCATGGATAAAGAAAACATCTCACTTTCTACAGTGCCACCAACTGCACCACCTGCACCGTGTATGGACCTAGACCTTCCTTATGCAGTTGCACTAAGACAGCTATTTAAAGACTTTAAAATGCGTGCACAAATGAATACAAAATATATGGAATCTGATACCAGAGAAGCTACAGTAACTCACACACTAAACCTACTTATATCAAAACTAACTAGCGTGGATATCCAAAGTACGATAACTCCAGACGAAGGAAGGAACGTTCCATGGCACTATAATAGCGTTCACGCTGTAAACACAGCAAAGCAAGCTCTTATAGGAATGGATAGATTAAAAGACATAGTACAGCTTAAACCTGATGGCCCGCTTTGGGATAAGGTTAGAGAACTAAAAGAAAGAGCAATCCTATTCTTAGAAGAAATAGTAGAGGCAGGAGGATACTTCAACGCCGTAGAGGAAGGTTTCTTTGTGGACAGCGGACAGTATCCAGAGCGAAATGACGATGGCATTGTTAGAAAGTCTGACGGTGGCGTAGGCGCGGGAACTATAGTAGAACGGGACGAAGACTACTTCGCTCCAGTATGTCATCACTTCGGTGAAAATAACCTACCAGAAGGCATAGAAAACCCATGCGACCCTATCGAGGGATGTACACTGTGTAACCCAGATAAGATTGTTTACATCGACGAGCTAGATGAGGAAGATAACGCTCAAGTACGTATGGACTCCAAAAAAGATCATCGCCAAAAAGGCCTTCTATCACCAGAGGTAGAATGGTATGCTGACGGATACGTAAGCATGAACTTATTTATACCAACCTCTGAGCGAGTAGCAGAGTATGCCGGCATGGAGATGGCTAAAAAAATGGGCTTAACTGATGTTGAGGTTATTCACAAGCAGGCTATGCACCCATCAGAGGGAACCCTAGTTGAGATAAAGGGAAGATTAGATGTAGCTATTAATCCAGATGAGTTAAACATACCAGAAAAAATCCCTACTTTATCAGATGATGAAATCAGAGAAGATATCAAAAAGAAACCAATGAAAGTAGTGGCAGCTACCGTTGGAGAAGATGAGCATTCAGTTGGTATGAGAGAAATTATCGACATAAAACATGGCGGTATAGAAGGCTATGGAATCGAAGCTCATTATCTAGGAACGTCAGTACCAATTAGCAAATGTGTTGATGCTGCATTAGAAATTGGTGCAGATGCCATATTAATATCCACAATTATAACTCATGCAGACATTCATCGTATCAACATGTCTCGTCTTGACCAGCTTTGCAAAGAAAAAGGAGTACGTGACAAGTTGATTTTAGCAGCTGGTGGAACTCAAGTAACAAATGATATAGCTGTGGAGGAAGGCCTAGACGCTGGATTCGGAAGAGGAACAAGCGGAGCTGATGTAGCGTCCTTCCTAGTTAAAAAAAGAAGAGAAATGTAATTTAAAAAAGGGGGAGTAACGGTATGAAATTAGACTTAATAGTTGCAGAGATCGGAAGCACCACCACTGTTGTTAACGGATTTACAGGCTTGAACTCCCCCAATCCTACTTTAGTGGGACAGGGGCAAGGTCCAACGACTGTGGAGCAAGGAGATGTTACTCAAGGTTTAGAAATGGCCATTTCTAACTTAGCTAAAAAAGCCGGCGTTAAAGATGTTAAATATCATGACATGCTAGCTACTAGCAGCGCTGCTGGTGGTTTAAAGATGACCGTTCATGGTCTAGTATACGATATGACCGCAAGGGCAGCTAAAGAGGCTGCTTTGGGGGCAGGAGCTGTTATTAAAGACATTACTAACGGAAAGCTTAAAGATCGGGATATAGCTAGGATTCAAAAAATTAACCCTAACATAATTCTACTAGCTGGCGGTGTAGATTTCGGCGAAGAAGAGACCACCTTAGAAAATGCTTACTCACTAAGCAAGCTACCCTTAGATGTTCCGTTTATATATGGCGGAAACAAAAAGTTGACAGAAGAGATAGTTGAAGTCTTTGAAAAAGAAGGCAAAACTATCCGTCCGATAGAAAATGTGTATCCAGCCATAGACCAACTAAACATCGAACCAGCAAGGAGAATAATACAGGAAATATTTGAGCAGCATATCACCAAAGGCCCTGGCATGAGCAATATCAGGCAGATGGTAAACTCTAAAATTGTCCCAACACCGGGAGCGGTAATGATGGGAGCCAAAGCCCTTTACGAAGAGATTGGTGACCTAATGGTAGTAGATGTTGGGGGAGCAACCACCGACGTTCACTCTGTTACAGAAGGTTCAGAGGAACTAAGTCGTTTTAGAGTATCTCCTGAGCCGTTTGCAAAAAGGACAGTAGAAGGCGACTTAGGAGTGTATGTTAACAGCCAGAATATAGTTGAAATGATAGGGCAAGGCAAAGTAAGCGAATTAGCGGGTATTAATGAAGATGATCTAGAGAAAAACATCTTGCCAATCCCCGAAAATCAAAATCAAAGAAAGCTGTCTTCAATTCTTACTGAAAAAGCGGCCTGTGTAGCTGTTAACCGTCATGTAGGCAAGCTAAAAACACTTTACGGTCCTAGCGGTCGTTATAAAGTAGTGGAAGGCAAAGATTTAACTCAGGTTAAATGGATAATTGGAACAGGTGGCGCACTTACTAGACTTTCTGGCGGCACACAAACACTCAAAAAAGTTAAGCTCAACGTAAAAGGAGACCTCCTATTACCAAAAGAAGGAGCTAAACCACTTTTAGATAACGATTATAACCTTGGGGTTTTAGGGGTTATGTCCGCTAAATATCCAAAGGAAAGTATCCAACTTATGAAAAAGAGCTTAAAGCTCTAAAAAGGTGGTGTTAATTCTATGTACCCACAGATTGAGATTGATTTAAACAAGATTTCAGATAATGCTAAAGTTATGTTAGAAAAGTGTAAAGAACATGGCATTTATCCATGTGCTGTAACTAAAGTAACTTGTGCCGACGAACAAACAGCTGCAGCTTTGATTAAAAGCGGTTTCAATCAGCTAGCTGACTCTAGAGTGGAAAATATCATAAAACTTAAAGAAGCTTTTGGCGACAAGATCGAAACACTGCTTTTAAGGCTTCCTATGCTTTCAGACTGCCATCGTGTTGTTAAGTATTGTGACATCAGTTTAAACTCAGAACTTTCCACGATAAAAGAGCTAAACAAGCATGCAAAAGAGCAAGGTAAAACCCATAAAATCATCATCATGGTGGACTTAGGAGATCTTAGAGAAGGTATTTGGCCCAGCGATGTTTTAGAGCTAAAAGAGCAGGTAAAAAAGCTAAAGAATATAGAAGTTTTAGGTTTAGGGACAAACTTAACTTGCTACGGCGGTGTTATACCAACTAACAAAAACCTTAAAAAGCTAATTGAATTAAAAGAAAGTTGGGAACAAGATGGTCAACAAAGCCTAAAAATAATATCAGGTGGCAACTCTTCTTCAATAAACATCATGACCTCTAAGGAAATACCAGAAGGAGTTAACCACCTAAGATTAGGAGAAAGTCTGTTTTTAGGTAGAGAAACTGTAGCTAGAAACCATATTGAAAACACCCACCTTGATGTTTTTAAAGTTAAGGCGGAAATAATCGAGGTAAAAAAGAAACCATCGGTTCCTATTGGAACAATAGGCCAAGATGCGTTTGGAGAGACACCAACCTTTGAAGATAAAGGCGAACACCTTAGAGCGATAGCTGCCATTGGTCGCCAGGATATAGCCCTATCTATGGAACCCACTTCAAAGAACATTAAAATCATAGGCGGCAGTAGCGATCACCTTCTTTTAGAAGCAGAAAATGTAGATATAAAAGTCGGAGATATAGTGGAATTTGTACCGGAGTATGGAGCTTTGCTAGCAGCTATGACATCTCCATACGTTAGAAAGATTTATAAATAAAAATAAAATAAACAAATGAGGTGAAGATATGGGAAAATTTGTAGTAATTGCCTTAGGCGGTAACGCCATCTTGCAACCAAAGCAAAAGGGCACCGCTGATACCCAATATCAAAATATTTACGCAACCTGTGAGCACATAGCAACATTGTTAAAATCAGGCTACAAAGTGTTGCTAACCCACGGAAATGGTCCACAGGTAGGCAATATTTTACTTCAACAAGATGAGGCAAAAGATGTAGTAAGCCCAATGCCATTAGATGTATGTGGCTCTATGAGTCAAGGATTCATTGGCTATATGTTCCAAAGAGCGATGAGAAATGTGCTAAAGAAAAATAACATGGATAAAGAAGTAACCACATTAGTTACTCAAGTAAAAGTAGATAAAAATGACCCAGCTTTTGAAAATCCAACTAAGCCTATCGGACCGTTTTATACTGAAGACGAAGCAAAAGAGCTCATGACTAAAGGTTATGATATGATAGAAGATAGCGGACGTGGCTGGCGCCGAGTGGTGCCATCTCCAAATCCCATTGGAGTTATGGAAGAAAAAAGCATATTACAGCTTATCGAAAACGATAACTTAGTAATTGCATCAGGTGGCGGCGGAATTCCCGTTGTAGAAGGTGAAACTTTAGAAGGAATAGAAGCGGTAATAGATAAAGATCTAGCCGGACAAAAACTTGCTATGGATGTAAAAGCTGACTCCTTTGTAATCCTTACAGATGTTGATTATGTCTTTATTAACTACAACACACCACAGCAAGAGAAGCTAGGCAAAATTACCGTAGCAGAAATTGAAAAACTTGTAGAAGAAGGACATTTTAAAGCTGGCAGCATGGGACCAAAAGTAGAAGCAGCAATAAAATTTGCAAAAGCTACTGGGCAGCCAGCTATCATAGCATCACTAAATAGCGTGCTAGATGCACTAGAGCATAAATCAGGGACGATAATAGTTCCAGAATAAATCAAAGGGAGGAATTTAAAATGGCTTTAAACTTAAAAGGAAGACATCTATTAACACTAAAGGACTTTACACCTCAAGAAATTCAGTACCTACTAGATCTTGCAAAGGACTTAAAAACCAAAAAAAGATTAGGAATTAAGGAAAAATCTCTAGAAGGTAAAAACATCTGTTTGTTATTCCAAAAAACTTCCACTAGAACAAGATGTGCTTTTGAGGTTGCAGCTTTAGACGAAGGAGCTCATGTAACCTTCTTAGGTGCTAATGACTCACAAATGGGCAAAAAGGAATCCCTAGAAGACACCGCCAAGGTTCTAGGCAGATACTATGACGGTATAGAGTACAGAGGATTTGAGCAAAAAGTTGTCGATCTACTTGCTGAGCATGCTGGTGTACCAGTATGGAATGGACTTACTGATTTATACCACCCAACCCAAATTCTAGCTGACTTACTTACAATAATGGAGCATGTAGATAAGCCGCTAAGCGAAGTTAAGTTTGCTTATCTAGGTGATGCTAGAAACAACATGGGTAACTCACTTATGATTGGTGCTGCAAAAATGGGTATGGACTTTAGAGCAGTTGCTCCAAAAGAGTTATTCCCAGCTGAAGACCTTGTATCTGAAATGAGAGAGCTTTCCGATGAAACTGGCGCAAAAATTACACTAACAGAAGATATTGCTGAAGGTGTTAAAGATGCTGACGTAATCTATACTGACGTATGGGTATCTATGGGAGAAGAAGACCAGTTTGAGCAGCGTATCAAGCAGTTATCTCCATATCAAGTAAATATGGACATGATTAAAAAGACTAACAACCCAAATGTAATTTTCATGCATTGCCTGCCAGCTTTCCACGACACCGAAACCGTTGTAGGAAAAGAAATTGCAGAGAAATTTGATATCAAAGAAATGGAAGTTACAGACGAGGTGTTTAGAAGTAAGCACTCTGTGGTATTTGATGAAGCAGAAAACAGAATGCATACAATAAAAGCTGTAATGGTCGCAACCTTATAAAAAATAAAAGTTGAGGGTAACAAAATTATCCTCAACTTTTAAACTTAATTGACAACAAAAGATATAACAATAATTTACTAAGCAGTCTACTATGTAGTAGAGGAAAAAAGAGTTATGGGGGAATATAAAATGGCAGTAAATTCTGATATAGGCAAATTAAAAAAGGTTATTGTACACAGACCGGGGCAGGAGCTTGAGTATCTGGCGCCCCTATATTTAGAGGAACTTTTGTTTGATGAAATCCCTTGGCTGGAAAGAGCCCAAGAGGAACAT from Proteinivorax hydrogeniformans harbors:
- the argF gene encoding ornithine carbamoyltransferase, with the translated sequence MALNLKGRHLLTLKDFTPQEIQYLLDLAKDLKTKKRLGIKEKSLEGKNICLLFQKTSTRTRCAFEVAALDEGAHVTFLGANDSQMGKKESLEDTAKVLGRYYDGIEYRGFEQKVVDLLAEHAGVPVWNGLTDLYHPTQILADLLTIMEHVDKPLSEVKFAYLGDARNNMGNSLMIGAAKMGMDFRAVAPKELFPAEDLVSEMRELSDETGAKITLTEDIAEGVKDADVIYTDVWVSMGEEDQFEQRIKQLSPYQVNMDMIKKTNNPNVIFMHCLPAFHDTETVVGKEIAEKFDIKEMEVTDEVFRSKHSVVFDEAENRMHTIKAVMVATL
- the arcC gene encoding carbamate kinase, with the protein product MGKFVVIALGGNAILQPKQKGTADTQYQNIYATCEHIATLLKSGYKVLLTHGNGPQVGNILLQQDEAKDVVSPMPLDVCGSMSQGFIGYMFQRAMRNVLKKNNMDKEVTTLVTQVKVDKNDPAFENPTKPIGPFYTEDEAKELMTKGYDMIEDSGRGWRRVVPSPNPIGVMEEKSILQLIENDNLVIASGGGGIPVVEGETLEGIEAVIDKDLAGQKLAMDVKADSFVILTDVDYVFINYNTPQQEKLGKITVAEIEKLVEEGHFKAGSMGPKVEAAIKFAKATGQPAIIASLNSVLDALEHKSGTIIVPE
- the oraE gene encoding D-ornithine 4,5-aminomutase subunit OraE, whose product is MSKIEEKLDVKEILKGLDSYKPRRKGWTWRKKAEGIKMGPFEYKDVSEPLENSYGLPSSKYFGHIDPQPDCVITSEIASGRFEDDIRRMRMAAWHGADHIMVIRTAGQSHYDGLIEGTPEGIGGVPITRKQVRASRKALDMIEDEVGRPINLHSYVSGVAGPDIAVLFAEEGINGAHQDPQYNVLYRNVNMQRSFVDAAVAKKVMASVDMLQIDGAHNANATAREAWKVMPELMVQHGINSMFSMKVGMDKENISLSTVPPTAPPAPCMDLDLPYAVALRQLFKDFKMRAQMNTKYMESDTREATVTHTLNLLISKLTSVDIQSTITPDEGRNVPWHYNSVHAVNTAKQALIGMDRLKDIVQLKPDGPLWDKVRELKERAILFLEEIVEAGGYFNAVEEGFFVDSGQYPERNDDGIVRKSDGGVGAGTIVERDEDYFAPVCHHFGENNLPEGIENPCDPIEGCTLCNPDKIVYIDELDEEDNAQVRMDSKKDHRQKGLLSPEVEWYADGYVSMNLFIPTSERVAEYAGMEMAKKMGLTDVEVIHKQAMHPSEGTLVEIKGRLDVAINPDELNIPEKIPTLSDDEIREDIKKKPMKVVAATVGEDEHSVGMREIIDIKHGGIEGYGIEAHYLGTSVPISKCVDAALEIGADAILISTIITHADIHRINMSRLDQLCKEKGVRDKLILAAGGTQVTNDIAVEEGLDAGFGRGTSGADVASFLVKKRREM
- a CDS encoding GlmL-related ornithine degradation protein — encoded protein: MKLDLIVAEIGSTTTVVNGFTGLNSPNPTLVGQGQGPTTVEQGDVTQGLEMAISNLAKKAGVKDVKYHDMLATSSAAGGLKMTVHGLVYDMTARAAKEAALGAGAVIKDITNGKLKDRDIARIQKINPNIILLAGGVDFGEEETTLENAYSLSKLPLDVPFIYGGNKKLTEEIVEVFEKEGKTIRPIENVYPAIDQLNIEPARRIIQEIFEQHITKGPGMSNIRQMVNSKIVPTPGAVMMGAKALYEEIGDLMVVDVGGATTDVHSVTEGSEELSRFRVSPEPFAKRTVEGDLGVYVNSQNIVEMIGQGKVSELAGINEDDLEKNILPIPENQNQRKLSSILTEKAACVAVNRHVGKLKTLYGPSGRYKVVEGKDLTQVKWIIGTGGALTRLSGGTQTLKKVKLNVKGDLLLPKEGAKPLLDNDYNLGVLGVMSAKYPKESIQLMKKSLKL
- a CDS encoding alanine/ornithine racemase family PLP-dependent enzyme translates to MYPQIEIDLNKISDNAKVMLEKCKEHGIYPCAVTKVTCADEQTAAALIKSGFNQLADSRVENIIKLKEAFGDKIETLLLRLPMLSDCHRVVKYCDISLNSELSTIKELNKHAKEQGKTHKIIIMVDLGDLREGIWPSDVLELKEQVKKLKNIEVLGLGTNLTCYGGVIPTNKNLKKLIELKESWEQDGQQSLKIISGGNSSSINIMTSKEIPEGVNHLRLGESLFLGRETVARNHIENTHLDVFKVKAEIIEVKKKPSVPIGTIGQDAFGETPTFEDKGEHLRAIAAIGRQDIALSMEPTSKNIKIIGGSSDHLLLEAENVDIKVGDIVEFVPEYGALLAAMTSPYVRKIYK